Proteins encoded by one window of Natranaeroarchaeum aerophilus:
- a CDS encoding M23 family metallopeptidase, with amino-acid sequence MTVTETHPLSTDGTRLDSIQNFTSEYWWLGFLGFWEWVHPVFGLFYLCFLFIPVAIALEWLTDEGDPTEWIEDREPTGVRGHLGAGWATIHPVPLVQSIIHRCNMAVVRGRKLTPDPDEFDQEQPLWLPFDDEWTILSGSPDKTFAHDTGVPQHRYAYDFVITDDKGSTYDKAASGTDPATHYCYGEPVLAPADGTVVNATDSRNDSSRANGAPAPTYRSIYGNYVVIDHGDMVTVLAHLQQGSLTVQVGDTIEQGEQIASCGYSGNASEPQLHMHVQDRSRLSIGIGLPARFDATDTRHLDGDFMNDKQAIVHCGQGVKTRKPTDQS; translated from the coding sequence ATGACAGTCACCGAAACCCACCCGCTTTCGACGGACGGTACTCGACTCGACAGCATCCAGAACTTCACCAGCGAATACTGGTGGCTCGGCTTTCTGGGCTTTTGGGAATGGGTCCACCCTGTCTTTGGCCTATTTTACCTTTGTTTTCTGTTCATCCCTGTTGCAATCGCGCTTGAATGGCTGACAGACGAGGGAGATCCGACTGAGTGGATTGAAGACCGAGAGCCGACTGGCGTTCGTGGCCATCTGGGAGCTGGCTGGGCGACCATCCATCCGGTTCCACTCGTGCAATCGATTATCCACCGATGCAACATGGCTGTGGTTCGTGGGCGCAAGCTCACCCCCGACCCTGACGAGTTCGATCAAGAGCAACCGCTTTGGCTACCCTTTGACGACGAGTGGACCATCCTTTCGGGGAGCCCGGACAAGACGTTCGCCCACGATACCGGCGTTCCACAGCATCGGTACGCCTACGACTTTGTCATCACTGATGACAAGGGATCGACCTACGACAAGGCCGCCTCAGGCACCGATCCTGCCACACACTACTGTTATGGGGAACCCGTGCTCGCGCCGGCTGACGGGACCGTTGTCAACGCTACAGATAGTCGGAACGACAGCAGTCGTGCAAACGGTGCACCAGCCCCAACCTACCGTTCAATCTACGGCAACTACGTTGTGATTGACCACGGCGATATGGTCACCGTGCTTGCACATCTCCAGCAGGGAAGCCTCACAGTCCAAGTGGGAGACACTATTGAGCAGGGTGAACAGATCGCTTCCTGCGGGTACTCGGGCAACGCCAGCGAGCCACAGTTGCACATGCACGTTCAGGACCGTTCTCGACTCTCTATCGGTATCGGACTCCCCGCCAGGTTCGATGCCACCGACACACGGCATCTGG
- a CDS encoding serine hydrolase domain-containing protein has protein sequence MLTGVGGVTAGITLSGTVAGIARPRSADDAGQQQRDSAAAEGDDHQREIASIVEDLLEDADVPGAAVAVVVDDEVVLSEGYGLADSETGLPAEPTTPFRIASVSKPVVCTAIAELIARGNLDPETPVQEYIDNGLVNWDEPVTLANLAAHTGGFEATNHNMWFPSPEDVGPLPEHLDPMPAQVRSPGTLGSYSNHGIALAGQSLAEAAGDPFAEAMAAVLFEPAGMETSSFAQPLPSAIDEVHATGEGGIGAAGRFGGLGISPAGAMSASATDMARFMLLHLNEGRLDGEQVLDPAAIDHSHQQWFTHHEAISGMAFGFAESRHGDTRVLRHDGASPASGFTSELRLAPEHDIGVFTAYNDNGLELDLADTVVEALLPDPSHESPNPSDPHRAEELPGSYRSIRHGTQAHDSLFTTTLNAPSIDVALADDGALLVDDGGGATRWVEIEPLVFEREDGSDRLAFGEDDDGELSQLFLGGTPSAFVETSWYQSTTLHGGALIGSLFGLGWAYNEYKPDRNREESRREWLASTRSDPDRLSSLMAHLGSGTFLAFLLLLLGYMTVGQTQYLVGYLTDPSSAFLLAYALPVIGVATTVGTVALALYTLLTRCWSPRRQLLYTLTALVLLGTATFLWYWNLLLL, from the coding sequence GTGCTCACTGGCGTTGGCGGGGTTACAGCCGGCATCACGCTGTCTGGCACCGTAGCAGGCATTGCCCGCCCCCGATCAGCCGACGATGCAGGTCAACAGCAGCGCGACAGCGCCGCAGCGGAGGGCGACGACCACCAACGCGAGATAGCGTCGATCGTCGAGGACCTTCTCGAAGACGCGGACGTTCCGGGTGCGGCGGTCGCAGTCGTTGTCGATGATGAGGTTGTCCTCTCGGAAGGGTACGGTCTCGCCGATTCGGAGACTGGCCTTCCTGCCGAACCGACGACGCCATTTCGGATCGCCTCCGTCTCAAAGCCCGTCGTCTGTACTGCAATCGCGGAACTGATCGCACGCGGCAATCTCGACCCAGAAACGCCAGTTCAGGAGTACATTGACAACGGGCTCGTCAACTGGGATGAGCCAGTCACGCTTGCCAACCTTGCGGCCCATACTGGGGGATTCGAAGCAACGAACCACAATATGTGGTTCCCATCGCCCGAAGACGTGGGGCCACTCCCCGAGCATCTCGATCCGATGCCTGCACAGGTACGGTCGCCAGGAACACTGGGTTCCTACTCGAACCACGGGATTGCACTGGCCGGACAGTCACTCGCCGAAGCGGCTGGCGATCCCTTTGCCGAAGCGATGGCAGCTGTACTGTTCGAACCTGCAGGGATGGAGACATCGAGCTTCGCACAGCCACTTCCCAGCGCGATAGACGAAGTCCACGCAACTGGAGAAGGCGGAATTGGAGCGGCCGGAAGGTTCGGTGGATTGGGCATCAGCCCAGCAGGCGCGATGTCGGCCAGTGCCACTGATATGGCCCGGTTCATGCTGCTCCATCTGAACGAAGGGCGCCTCGATGGCGAGCAGGTGCTCGATCCTGCTGCGATCGACCACTCTCATCAGCAGTGGTTCACCCACCACGAGGCGATTTCGGGGATGGCGTTTGGGTTCGCTGAAAGCAGACACGGCGACACACGGGTGCTCCGTCACGACGGCGCCAGTCCAGCCAGTGGGTTCACCAGTGAACTCCGCCTCGCTCCGGAGCATGATATCGGCGTGTTCACCGCGTACAACGACAACGGTCTGGAACTCGACCTCGCCGATACGGTCGTCGAAGCGCTGCTTCCCGACCCCTCACACGAGTCTCCCAATCCAAGCGACCCACATCGTGCGGAGGAGCTCCCTGGAAGCTATCGGTCGATTCGACACGGGACACAAGCACACGATAGCCTCTTTACAACGACGTTAAACGCCCCCTCAATCGACGTTGCCCTCGCAGACGATGGGGCACTTCTCGTTGACGATGGCGGCGGCGCAACCCGATGGGTCGAAATCGAACCGCTTGTGTTCGAGCGCGAGGACGGCAGCGACCGGCTTGCATTCGGAGAAGACGACGATGGTGAGCTCTCTCAGCTGTTCCTGGGCGGCACCCCCAGTGCATTCGTGGAGACAAGTTGGTATCAGTCGACAACGCTGCACGGCGGTGCGCTCATCGGAAGCCTGTTCGGCCTGGGCTGGGCATACAACGAATACAAACCGGACCGCAACCGGGAAGAGTCCCGTCGTGAGTGGCTTGCGTCAACGCGCTCTGATCCGGATCGGCTGTCGTCGCTTATGGCACACCTCGGAAGCGGCACCTTCCTTGCGTTTTTACTATTGTTGCTCGGCTACATGACTGTCGGACAGACGCAGTATCTCGTTGGCTACCTCACCGACCCATCTTCTGCGTTTCTGCTGGCGTATGCGCTGCCAGTCATCGGCGTCGCAACAACGGTTGGTACGGTTGCGCTTGCACTGTACACCCTGCTCACCCGGTGCTGGAGCCCGCGACGCCAGTTGCTGTACACCCTGACAGCACTCGTACTGCTTGGAACGGCCACCTTCCTGTGGTACTGGAACCTCCTGCTACTATGA
- a CDS encoding ArsR/SmtB family transcription factor gives MGTLLPTSSDASIKRSDDPDLLCIDDEHTADVFKTLSSETSQEIFTALNEEPMAAQDIADELDLSLQQVSYHLDNLQETDLITVLDTCYSEKGMEMDVYGPPETPLLLYLGPSDDKPGMLESFKQFAHAIGPIAVPVAIGQIFARLTSDSE, from the coding sequence ATGGGGACGCTCCTTCCAACCTCATCGGACGCTTCCATCAAGCGAAGCGACGACCCAGATCTGTTGTGTATCGATGACGAGCACACCGCAGACGTGTTCAAAACGCTCTCATCGGAAACGAGTCAAGAGATTTTCACCGCACTCAACGAAGAGCCAATGGCAGCACAGGACATTGCTGACGAACTTGACCTCTCACTCCAGCAGGTCTCGTACCATCTTGACAACTTACAGGAGACTGATCTGATAACGGTGCTTGATACGTGTTATTCTGAGAAGGGAATGGAGATGGACGTGTACGGCCCACCGGAAACCCCATTGCTGCTGTATCTGGGACCGTCTGATGATAAGCCTGGGATGCTCGAATCATTCAAGCAGTTCGCACATGCGATCGGCCCTATCGCTGTGCCCGTTGCAATCGGCCAGATTTTCGCACGACTGACTTCAGACAGTGAGTGA